The Delphinus delphis chromosome 2, mDelDel1.2, whole genome shotgun sequence genome segment TAAATGCACTGCTTTTTTTGCTCTTAATAATACTAAATTtaaatgtgtgtatgtctgtgagtgCATCCATCCAATATCAGTGACTACAACTTAAGACTAAGCAGTTTAACCAAAAGCATAATACCTTTTTCAGGTTCGAGAGAACAACTACACTTAtgaatttgatttttcaaaagtcTATTGGAATCCTCGTCTCTCCACAGAACACAGCCGTATCACAGAACTTCTCAAACCTGGGGATGTCCTATTTGATGTTTTTGCTGGGGTTGGGCCCTTTGCCATTCCAGCAGCAAAGAAAAACTGCACTGTATTTGCTAATGATCTCAATCCTGAATCCCATAAATGGTTACTACACAATTGTAAATTAAATAAAGTGGACCAAAAGGTGAAAGTCTTTAACTTGGATGGGAAAGACTTCCTCCAAGGACCAGTCAGAGAAGAATTAATGCAGCAGCTGGGACCActgtcaaaagaaagaaaacactctgTGCACATTGTCATGAACTTGCCAGCAAAGGCTATTGAGTTTCTCAGTGCTTTCAAATCACTCTTAGATGGACAGCCATGCGGCAGTGAGCTTTTTCCCATTGTGCACTGTTACAGCTTTTCCAAAGATGCTAATCCTGCTAAGGATGTTCAGCAACGAGCTGGAACTGTGTTAGGCATCTCCTTGGAGGCATGCAGTTCAGTTCACCTAGTAAGAAATGTGGCCCCTAACAAGGAAATGTTATGCATCACTTTTCGGATTCCTGCTGCTATACTTTACAAGAACCAGACCCTAAATGGAGGTGAGCAATTTCTGGGAAATTAAATGTAAGCTGTAATACTTTTCATATAACTTTCTGGggctacatatatattttatattattttttaaacttggaaATAGGTTAAACTCATTCTAGTTAGATATTTCAGTTCAAGACCCCTTGCCATTCAATTGTGACTACTTTCTCacaattttacaaattttagtATGATTTACTGTTCAGTCTAGTAGAAGTCTACTTCACTAAAATAATAAATCCGCAGGAATGTTACTATTTCATGTGTAAGTTAATTagattaaaaatctttaaaatgcctgtattatttgctttttaaaagtattttcaaatgttaagtaTCTTACCTAATATAGGTTTTCTGGATTTGTTACAGACAATCATGAAGATCCACCTATTAAACGCCAGAGGACGGATAAAGACTCTtaggaagaaaaaacacaaattgctTCAGTCACttaattggaaatattttctccagctCCCCACTAGACCTTTATGTAGTGAAATATCATTTGtatgatttgtatattttagcATTCAGTTACTTTAGTATTGAACCCTTATATTTTGCCCTAGCTGTCTTATAAATTGGGGATTATCAAATTTAAATAAGTctactaaatacatttttatgttacaattataattttatcatcaaatatatctaatattttattagataaatatatttaaatattgtcTTTCTCTTGGGAAAATAGTTTTTGAAGGTAGGATAATTGCGTGCTAACTAGGAAAGAACTAATCATTTTACAGTTATCCTTAGTTGAAGAGTGTAGCTAAGTCTTATATAAGTACTCCTACACTATTACTATAAAAGTACTAACAAATGAGATTATTTAGATCAGAGATAGGCAGACTCTGTCCAGCAGGCCAAATCTGGTCCACCACCTGTTGTTGTATGGCAAGTGACCCGAGAAtggttcttacatttttaaatggttgaaaaagaatcaaaagaataatattttgtgacatgaaaattatatgaaatttgaatttcagtgtccataaataaagttttattagaacacaccatactcatttgtttacatactggCTATGGCTGCCCTCATGCTATAacaacagagttgagtagttgcaacacagATGGGATATGATTCTCATCACTTCATACTGCTGCTCAGCACACTACAAATCACAGTGACACAGTTACAACTCAACAACATTTTGAGTGCCATGTGTATTGCCAagctattacattttattttactattatcaGTATGTATCCCTCATTCCAAAATAAGAAAAGTGGCCATTCATGCTGTGCTTTTAAGGCACAGTAGAGTGTGAATTTTTTTGACATTGAATTAGATGACAAAGCATCCATACCTGAGCTAAAGTACAATATACTttgacatttctcaaagaagtaCTCATCACAGTATTTCCAACTCACAGGCAAGCAACTGTCAGAAAAATTAGGTATTTAAACTGGAAATTCATGGCAGAATTTCTTCACAAAATGAAAGTGAGGCTACAACCAAAGTAAGTCTCCAAGTGACTCTTTTGTTAAGCCAAGCAAGGAAAACCATTTACTGTCGGTGAGTTAATTGTGTTTGAAAGCAGCAGTCTAAGAAATGTGTCTGGAGAAAGCAAACTTGTCTAGGACTGTTGACCTTTTGGCAAGGACAGTTGCTCAGGGTTGAGAACATTGGGAGCACCGTCAGCAGTCAAAAAGGTAGTGAGTCCAAGTAGTTCTTTACTCTTGATGAGTTGATAGACATTACTAATACTGCTCAGTTCTTGTTTATTTGAGGCGTGAATTCTGACTTTGAAGTTACTGAAGAATTAGCCTCTATGAATACTCTGCACGCAACAACTACTGGTGAATACTttcaaagaaactgagaaaattaaTTCTGTAAAAACCTGAAGTAGAATCTGATGTGTTATAACTGATGATGGCTAAAAAGAAAAGTGTGAGGTAGAAAAAGCTCTAGTTGGAAAAATTTACAAAGCTTATGAAAATGCACCGTGTTTAAAACCTATAGTTATTCACTATATTATTCACCAGCAAGTACATTGCAACAAATATTTGAATCTGTCATGTGTTAGTGAACCAGTAATGTCAATGATAAACTTCATTTGCTTTCATGGACTTTAACCATCCTCGGAGTccttgaattttgtcagaaattGAAGCTGAATTTCTTCAGCTTAACCTAAGTTTTATTTGCTTAGCAATTGTAAGGTATGACTGCAATTTTTGGGGGTCATGGACAAGACTGAAATTTTTCTTAAGAAGAATCAACCTTAAACACTTCTAAAATACTGAGTGTCTTTGGAAATTAGTTTTTGCTAAAGACTTGATAATATTTCTCAAAGATATCAACCTACAGTTACAAGGCAAACATAACTTTAATGTGAAACATACTGCAGTAGTCTGAAATGACTACAACTGTACATTTCTCatgctatcaaaaattaaaacaagaaacaagaTTTTCATTCTCATAAATTAGCAATGGATATATTTTCTGAGTTCAGCATTCTTGGAACCTTGGTGCAAATGCAAAGGAAATTTCCATATTTCAAAATCCATTTAACTACAATTGAACTTCCATCTGATCTTCAATTGGAAGTGATTAATGTGTTATTGTAATGACATGCTAAAAGGCAAATACCAAGGGATTAAGAATCTCATAGTTTTACAAATGCCTTCCAAGTGATGTATATGTTCAGTTAAAATCACATGTTCTAGAATTTGGCAGTATCTGTctgaaaagacttttttaaagatgaaatgtgTAAAATCTCATTACATATAACCATCAACATGTGatcaattaaaattcattttgatgATAGGAACACTTAGAACCCCAATCAAAGGAAATGTAATTCTCCAAAAAGCCCTACAAAAAATGTACTCAATTGTATTTTGAAgtctgttaatttaaaaaattgtgccaATTTATTGTATCTCTTGTATCTACATAATGGCCTCAGTTTTGTCtcttggcccacaaagcctaaaatatttactctctggtcctACAGAAAAAGTTTGAGGACCCCTAATCTAAGTCATTAATTacaaactcaaatgccttcagAAGCTAGGTAATATAAATAGATGATGGCAATAAATGGTAAGAAGTATAGGGAAGTAATGACTTGGAGCTTTTATTCCTTATCGAAAGACACTTAAAATGGTTTTGGAGTTCAACCCAACCTATCCTATGCAAAACCTTGAGGGCTAATTCAGCCAGGGATTGCTAGTTTGGGACTTCtaattttcttcctctccctcccctccaagTGTATGTAgggcaagggtcagcaaactttctgtaaagggccatttaatattttaggctttctaAGCTATAAGGTCTCTGCTGCCTCTCAACTGCCATAGTAGtccaaaagcagccatagacaatacataaacacatattccaaaaaaaaaaaaaactatgaacactgaaattttaatttcatatgcTTTTCACATGTTAAAAAGTATATTATTCTTTTGGCTTTATCCAACCTTAAAAGTATACAGACACCAACCTTAACTCATGGAGCATACAAAAAAAGGAAGCCCCTGGATTTCGCCAGAGGTCTACAGTTTGCCTTCTCCCGATCTAGGTGAAGATAATTAATTTGCAAGTAGGCATAAGAACTTTTTTCCTAGTACTACATTGATACATCCAGGTGCTAGGCTATAAATATTAAGTGTGGGTGCAAATGATGTTCTTATCCATATGTAAAGTGGTAAGATCCATTTAGTCACcccttaattagaaaaaatatgcaGTATATAAttgtaaagaaaacagaattcctggggcttccctggtggcgcagtggttgagagtccgcctgctgatgctggggacatgggttcgtgccccggtccgggaagatcccacatgccgcagagtggctgggcccgtgagccatggccgctgagcctgtgtgtctggagcctgtgctccgcaacgggagaggccacaacagtgagaggcctgcataccgccaaaagaaaacagaattcttTAAATGCTTCTATTAACACACTTTAACCTCTCCTCCTTTTTCCCTCAGAGTGGATAAGTGAACATgtgattatttcattatttaaatttgGCTCATCCTGAACTTTTTGATGTGATACCTAGTAACTGAACTCTTGGTTAATCCACTAGAAAATGACAGCTAGAGCACTCATTAggtagaattttttaattttgttaacttTTTGACAAGTTTTCTGCCACGTTAATTAGATTTTGAAATGATTATTCCAAACCACCTGCTGACAGCCTAAAGGTAACTTCTAAGAGAAGCttaactcaaatatttattgaaagaaattaaggaatacTAAATAATAATGCATCCTAATTACCAAGTAAATGTATTCAATCCATTAATGTCTGCATAAAAGGGAGTGCAGTTAGCAGTCAAATCATGTTCTCCATAATGAATTCCTCAGGACTTCTCTCAAGGATATCAACACCATTATTTAGTTGATGTCACTTCTATCCCATATAAGAACTAGATACTTGATCTGTAAAATTTCCTGGAAGTCTTAAGAAGTTTGACTACTCAGATTTGGTTTTGCACAGCTGTTGTTTATAAGTTTGACAGCTATCTCTAGAACATGGACTCTGCAGTTTAAccacttgggttcaaatccaaaCTCTTCTCCTTTTAAGATGTATTGACCTTTGGTAGGTTGCTGAACCTCTCCATGCCTTAGCATCTCCACCTGttaaaatggggaaataataTTAGCACTGTTAGAAGGATTAGACAATTCATAAAGCAtgaagcacagtgcttggcatataggtTAATGCTCAGTAGTTGTTTCTGTGCTagtgttataaaatattaaaagacttATTAAATTCATGTAGATGAAAAGACTTGTACAGCCTTTTGTCTCTGAGAGAGGAAATCACTGGGAGGATTGGGGATAATTTCATCAATGTAGAATATTTGTTATTTAGTGAATTGTTGCCATTAGGTTATCTTTCACCATTCCCTTTGATCTAATAGGGTCAGTTAACTTCTAAACCCAGCCTATTGAACAAAGTATGGCCATAGTAAGGGCAAAATAATTACAAACATATCTAGGTGGTGGAATTTAACTGATTTGCCAAATCAGGTGCAGGCAATTTCCACAATAATTAAGGTAGgctcaaaaaaaaagttttgaaagccTTTGAAATGTTTTGTTAATAATTAGTTCCTTCCATTTAAATACATCATACAAGGTACTGCGAATAAATaatagtgtttcttttttaaagactggATACCTTACTTTGGCAGCTGAGTACAGAAAATCTCTAACCACAAGTCCAACGTTCTCACTATTCTTTGAACAGATTTATGTATTGTACTTAAAATGCTAGTCCTCTATTGGGGAAAACTAATAGATATAAGAAATAGGATGCAGACTAGTAGAGTTATAGAATTAGACTTGGATAAAAaacttttgttctaattttgGCTTTTACTAACTTGTGTATATGATCTTGGCCTACTCAATTATTCaatgccttggttttctcaattATCAAAGATAGTTAGAAGTGTTATAAAGATGAAGATGTACTCCTGAAATTAATACCTACTTAGTCAAATAAGATGGAGCTGTTGCATATGGATATTCCACCCTAATATAACCCACAAATCTTGTTTCACATAACTTTCCACTCTAACAACTGTTGTAATGGAGATTTAATAAAAAATCCTTTAATTCCCTTGAGAAACGATGTCCCATACCCAGTTGTCTAGGTAACAGACTCATACAAGGTTGAGATGCTACAAATATATATCCTATCCACATCCAAACTCTTTAAGCAACATTCTGGGTATACTAAAAGCCTTTGAAGTTTCAACAGAAACTGTACCAGAGTGTGCAATTTACTCATAgggaaatttcatttaaaatatattcattccaGTCTCGAAGGTTTCATCATAAAATGAGCTCACATTGAGGTGAAAGGTGCCTTTTAAGTATTAAATTTTGTTAACTTACTTCTTTGAATTTGTCATGAAAGCAGGTTAGTACTCTGGTTTAGCCTAAGCGAGGCTCACAGCTGGGAACTATAACACATTGATCAAGGTTCGTCTCACTTTCCACTGCTCAAAACAGACACTGAGTCCTTAATGTTGAGAGACTGACATTATCACAGGTCAAGTTTTACTTGCCACAACCTGTTGGTAGAAGGAAATATATCCACTTGTCTGGACTAGTATTAAGAAGAcattggggaaaaaatggaacattttatgAGAAGAAATAACAGACTTGGATATTAACACTAAGTGTCGTATTCAAAATGGCATTTTTAATGTGTGTTCAAGTAAAACACTGTAATAAGAGAAAAACCACAAAACAGTATAAAgtctagctttattttttaaaagattttacaaGTCTATCAACCTCAAACATACACAGGTGAATTATTCATAGCTTCCATTGGATGAGTCTTAACAGCTTCAATCCCTCtcagaaaaatataagtaaaaaataaatttcttcacaAATATTTATCCACTATATTACTCAGCTTAGTTCTGAAATTTGCTCTCTATAAATACTTTAACACAGCTGCTAGTGGTAATACTGTTGCTGTACAGCTGCACATGGCTATAATTTTACAAGTATGCTTTACTTTTGCTAGCTCCCTGGTTCGGCTCCAGGGTCCAAATCTTATAGAGGAGAAATAAAGGTTAACTGGGCTGCCAGAAAAGCCCACTGAATGCATCCTGTAGTGCTCTGTGACAAGCCAGAGAAGAAGTATAGCCTCCAGCAAGGTCCTGTGGAGAGGCAGCTCTGACATGGTTTAaatacctaaaacaaaacaaaaagtgtaCCATTGATATAGAAAGCACATATAAATTGGTAACACTTTAAAAAGCAATAGTAaaactgattcaaatgttaaagAAGAATTCTAAGGCTGAAATGTTCAGACTTTATAAAtgcattatttccttttaaaaggaaacataccAACTCTAAATTATAAAGCGAATTACATTAAGATCT includes the following:
- the TRMT5 gene encoding tRNA (guanine(37)-N1)-methyltransferase isoform X2, producing MPEIETNQRDSELFSPPSDVRGMTELDRTAFKKTITIPVLKVRKEIVNKLMRSLKRAALQRPGIKRVIEDPEDEESRLIMLDPYKMFTDDSFEKGELSILKQLNVSPQISKHNLELTYENFKSEEILKAVLPEGQDVTSGFSRVGHIAHLNLRDHQLPYKHLIGQVMIDKNPGITSVVNKINNIDNTYRNFQMEVLSGEENMMTKVRENNYTYEFDFSKVYWNPRLSTEHSRITELLKPGDVLFDVFAGVGPFAIPAAKKNCTVFANDLNPESHKWLLHNCKLNKVDQKVKVFNLDGKDFLQGPVREELMQQLGPLSKERKHSVHIVMNLPAKAIEFLSAFKSLLDGQPCGSELFPIVHCYSFSKDANPAKDVQQRAGTVLGISLEACSSVHLVRNVAPNKEMLCITFRIPAAILYKNQTLNGDNHEDPPIKRQRTDKDS